The Muntiacus reevesi chromosome 7, mMunRee1.1, whole genome shotgun sequence genome includes a region encoding these proteins:
- the OR6S1 gene encoding olfactory receptor 6S1 — protein sequence MAPDGNQSSGVTEFILAGFPNLNSTKAELFSVFLLVYLLSLTGNVLIVGVVGADTRLQTPMYFFLGNLSCLEILLTSVIIPKMLSNFLSRQHTISFAACITQFYLYFFLGASEFLLLAVMSVDRYLAICHPLRYPLLMNGAVCFRVALACWVGGLLGVLGPTVAVALLPFCGQDAVVQHFFCDSGPLLRLACTNTKELEETDFVLASLVIISSLMITAVSYGHIVLAVLRIPSASGRQKAFSTCTSHLMVVTLFYGSAVFLYVRPSQTDSVDTNWAVTVITTFVTPLLNPFIYALRNERVKQALKDMFKKARAGYWWHLSLAKSFNKKIVR from the coding sequence ATGGCTCCTGATGGAAACCAGAGCAGTGGTGTGACTGAGTTCATCCTGGCGGGTTTCCCAAATCTCAACAGCACAAAAGCAGAActgttttctgtcttccttcttgTTTATCTGCTGAGTCTAACAGGTAATGTGTTGATCGTCGGAGTGGTAGGAGCTGATACTCGCCTGCAGactcccatgtacttctttcttggTAACTTGTCCTGCCTAGAGATTCTGCTCACTTCTGTCATTATTCCCAAGATGCTGAGTAATTTCCTCTCAAGGCAACACACTATTTCCTTTGCTGCATGTATTACCCAGTTCTATCTCTACTTCTTTCTTGGGGCCTCTGAGTTCCTGCTGTTGGCTGTCATGTCAGTGGATCGCTACCTGGCCATCTGTCATCCTCTGCGCTACCCCCTGCTCATGAATGGGGCTGTGTGCTTCCGAGTGGCCTTGGCCTGCTGGGTCGGGGGACTCCTTGGAGTACTCGGCCCCACAGTGGCTGTGGCCTTGCTTCCTTTCTGTGGACAGGACGCTGTGGTGCAGCACTTCTTCTGTGACAGCGGCCCACTGCTCCGCCTGGCATGCACCAACACCAAGGAGTTGGAGGAAACTGACTTTGTCTTAGCTTCTCTTGTCATCATATCCTCACTGATGATTACTGCCGTGTCCTATGGTCACATAGTCCTGGCCGTCCTGCGCATCCCCTCAGCTTCAGGCCGGCAGAAGGCTTTCTCCACCTGTACCTCCCACTTGATGGTGGTGACCCTCTTCTATGGAAGTGCCGTTTTTCTCTATGTGCGGCCATCGCAGACTGACTCTGTGGATACTAACTGGGCAGTGACAGTGATAACAACATTTGTGACACCGCTGCTGAACCCATTCATCTATGCCTTACGTAATGAGCGAGTCAAACAAGCTTTGAAGGACATGTTTAAGAAGGCAAGAGCAGGATATTGGTGGCATCTTTCACTTGCTAAGAGTTTCAACAAGAAAATAGTGAGGTAA